A region from the Vicia villosa cultivar HV-30 ecotype Madison, WI linkage group LG3, Vvil1.0, whole genome shotgun sequence genome encodes:
- the LOC131662489 gene encoding protein VACUOLELESS1-like yields the protein MASVSVAAEWQLLYNRYYRKPQLYEIRWRNVDLARNKVAAAPFGGPLAVIRDDSKIVQLHGESALRKLRIFSSSGQSLADTVWRNPGGRLIGMSWTDDHTLVCIVQDGTVYRYDVHANLIEPNLSLGKECFESNVADCAFWGNGVVCITEANQLVCIADFKNPIAVKLADPGITEPPRCMAVIEPQYTVSGNVEVLLGVGDGGEEEDAVVLAVEEDGVQRLGGEMLRGPLQKMVVSRDGKWLASFTHDGRLLVTTSDLTGVIIERECESALPPEQIAWCGMDAVLLYWDDKLLMMGPDGEPVAYLYDEPIILIPESDGVRILSNTSMEFLQRVPDSTVSIFTIGSTSPAGLLYDALDHFDRRSAKADENLRLIKSSLPEAVEACVDAAGHEFDVSRQKTLLRAASYGQAFCSNFHRDRIQEMCKILRVLNAVRSLEIGIPLSIQQYKLLTPSVLIGRLINAHQHLLALRISEYLGMNQEVVIMHWACAKITASSAIPDTTLLEILLDKLKLCKGISYAAVAAHADKNGRRKLAASLVEHEPLSSKQVPLLLSIGEEDTALMKATECGDTDLVYLTLFHIWQKRQPLEFFGTIQARQLPRDLFITYARCYKHEFLKDFFLSTGQIQDVAFLLWKESWELEKNPMASKGSPLHGPRIKLIEKAHNLFVETKEHTFESKAAEEHAKLLRLQHELEVTTKQAIFVDSSISDTIRTCIVLGNHRAALKVKTEFKVSEKRWYWLKVFALATIKDWAALEKFSKEKKPPIGYRPFVEACIEADEKGEAIKYIPKLADPREKAESYARIGMAKEAADAASQAKDGELLGRLKLTFAQNAGGSSIFDTLRDRLSFQGAS from the exons ATGGCAAGCGTCTCGGTAGCCGCGGAGTGGCAGCTCCTCTACAACCGTTATTACCGTAAGCCCCAACTCTATGAAATACGCTGGAGAAACGTGGACCTCGCCCGCAACAAGGTCGCCGCTGCTCCTTTCGGAGGTCCCCTGGCCGTGATCCGTGATGACTCGAAGATCGTTCAGCTTCACGGCGAATCAGCCCTCCGCAAGCTCCGTATATTTTCCTCCTCCGGCCAATCCCTCGCTGACACCGTCTGGCGTAACCCCGGCGGTCGTCTAATCGGAATGTCGTGGACCGATGACCACACACTCGTGTGCATCGTTCAAGACGGTACGGTTTACCGCTACGATGTTCATGCTAACCTCATCGAACCGAATCTATCGTTAGGTAAAGAGTGTTTTGAAAGCAATGTTGCTGATTGCGCTTTCTGGGGAAACGGCGTCGTTTGTATCACTGAAGCGAATCAGTTGGTCTGCATCGCCGATTTCAAAAACCCTATTGCGGTTAAGCTAGCCGATCCTGGTATAACTGAACCGCCGCGATGTATGGCTGTGATTGAGCCACAGTATACGGTGTCTGGGAACGTTGAGGTTTTGCTTGGAGTTGGTGATGGTGGTGAGGAGGAGGATGCTGTGGTGCTAGCTGTTGAGGAGGATGGCGTGCAGCGTCTTGGTGGCGAGATGCTTCGGGGCCCTTTGCAAAAGATGGTGGTGTCAAGGGATGGCAAGTGGCTTGCGTCATTCACTCATGATGGCCGGCTTCTTGTTACTACGTCGGACTTGACTGGTGTCATCATCGAGAGGGAGTGCGAG TCAGCTCTTCCTCCGGAGCAGATTGCTTGGTGTGGAATGGATGCTGTGCTTCTTTACTGGGATGATAAACTTTTAATGATGGGTCCTGATGGAGAACCAGTTGCCTACCTTTATGATGAACCGATAATTCTTATTCCTGAGTCTGATGGAGTGAGGATATTGTCCAACACTAGTATGGAATTTCTACAACGGGTTCCTGACTCCACAGTTTCAATTTTCACAATTGGCAGTACATCACCTGCAGGTTTGCTGTATGACGCCTTAGATCATTTCGATAGGCGTAGTGCTAAG GCAGATGAAAATTTGAGATTGATAAAATCTTCTCTTCCCGAGGCTGTTGAAGCATGTGTTGACGCTGCAGGTCATGAATTTGATGTTTCACGCCAAAAAACTCTTCTAAGGGCTGCCAGTTATGGGCAGGCCTTTTGTAG CAATTTTCATCGTGACCGTATCCAAGAAATGTGTAAAATTCTGCGGGTCTTGAATGCAGTGCGCAGCCTTGAGATCGGCATTCCTCTTAGTATTCAACAATATAAG TTGCTTACACCGTCTGTCCTGATTGGTCGACTGATTAATGCTCACCAACATCTGCTTGCATTGCGGATATCGGAATATCTCGGAATGAATCAA GAGGTAGTGATAATGCACTGGGCATGTGCTAAGATAACTGCGTCATCGGCAATACCTGATACTACTCTTCTAGAGATTCTGCTTGACAAG TTAAAACTGTGCAAAGGCATATCCTATGCAGCAGTTGCTGCTCATGCAGACAAAAATGGCCGCCGAAAGTTAGCTGCCTCGCTTGTTGAACATGAACCCCTTTCGTCTAAACAG GTTCCTCTCCTGTTGAGCATAGGAGAAGAAGATACAGCCTTGATGAAGGCAACTGAATGTGGTGATACAGACCTAGTTTACCTTACACTTTTTCATATTTGGCAAAAG AGGCAGCCATTGGAGTTTTTTGGAACCATACAGGCCAGACAATTACCGCGTGACTTATTTATAACTTATGCACG GTGCTATAAACATGAATTTTTGAAGGACTTCTTCTTATCAACAGGGCAAATTCAA GATGTGGCATTTCTTCTTTGGAAAGAATCATGGGAACTTGAAAAAAATCCCATGGCAAGCAAGGGATCTCCACTTCATGGTCCTCGAATAAAACTTATTGAGAAGGCACATAATCTTTTTGTCGAAACCAAGGAACATACCTTTGAATCAAAGGCAGCTGAGGAGCATGCAAAACTTTTAAG ACTCCAGCATGAACTTGAAGTGACTACAAAGCAGGCCATTTTTGTGGATTCTAGTATAAGTGATACAATCCGAACTTGTATTGTCTTGGGCAATCATCGAGCTGCACTAAAAGTGAAAACAGAATTTAAG GTGTCTGAGAAGAGATGGTATTGGCTAAAGGTTTTTGCTTTGGCCACAATCAAGGACTGGGCTGCTTTAGAAAAATTTTCGAAGGAGAAAAAACCTCCAATAG GTTATAGGCCATTTGTGGAGGCATGCATCGAGGCAGATGAAAAAGGAGAAGCTATTAAATATATCCCCAAACTTGCAGACCCTCGAGAAAAAGCTGAG TCATATGCTCGAATTGGCATGGCCAAGGAAGCTGCGGATGCTGCTTCACAGGCAAAAGATGGCGAATTGCTTGGTCGTTTGAAATTGACGTTTGCGCAAAATGCAGGAGGTTCATCAATATTTGATACTCTTCGAGATCGATTGTCTTTCCAAGGTGCTTCATGA